The Populus alba chromosome 6, ASM523922v2, whole genome shotgun sequence genomic interval CTAATTTAGTAATATGTCAATCTAAACTCCAATCCAAGGtagatttatatttgaattggATTAAAAATTTAGATGACCAAGTAATTCAACTCAagatttaattaatctaaataaacTCGGATTAGACTTGACTAGGTCAATTTCTagaatttttcattattattcaaGAAGTTACTAGTTGATGAGgtgaatattatttaagattcttattaattttaattttaatttttaatttttttatgattttgttgcCCATCAAAGATGATAATTTGACATAACTGTGGATATTGACCTCGACCaatcaaaacttgatttttactaGATAACACAGTATGGGAAGATGTTAGCTTTTGAGAATATTTAATATGTctagctatatttttttaggcaAAACATGAATAAGTTTTATTATTAAGGATCAAActagaattttctttttgagaGAGGACCAAATGTGTCAGTTTTTCTAAAGGAGATGAgcagattattattatttttttttaatctttgaatgAGTAAGCTGATCaagaaagagattttttttttaaagagaaacccaatgccatatttttttttaaatcaaaataaattataaaactcaaataataataattatatattttttaattattttttatataataatatgatagattattttttatttaataatataatagaaaaaaaaagatcatagGATGCAACACCAACccaatatattaatgttttttaagatcatgataattttatataaaaaaaccaaaataaatattaaattttaatttttaataaattcaatgttaaaaaagaaaaagaaaaagaaaaaagaagaagcatgtTAGTGATCCAATGTACTGTAACATGTGATTGGAGGAAAATGATTTCCCCTCACTTAATTCTtgttgattataaaataaaagataagagaGAGATGTGACAATGTGGAGCCTTCTCCTGTGCGTGCCACTCATGTTTCCAGACTTCCAGTGTCTGGCGCCATTGGGACCCTCGTTGAAGAAAATTCAACGAGTAAGAGTGAAATGAAAAGAGCATCTGGTTTACAGCATTGTGTGAATaatcgaaataatttttagatgaaGGAACATTACGCGATTGAAACACAGCACGTTTCTACTGGACATTCTGTGTTCGCCTGGACATTCCAATATCtgttttgaatcttttgatGATTTGCAACGATACTTCACAAGTATTTGCAACGATTCCTTATCAAATGATAATGTTTGAAACATTGAATGTCCTCGATGGGTTTACTTATGGCATGACTGCATGAAGGAACTgtatttatgtttaaatttgttACATGTCCTTGCATCCATGTTCAAATTCGTCGACAAGGTTTACTTGTATGCAGGCACACAAATTTCAGGACATAAAGGTTATGCAATCCATACACAAAGGAATGGTAGGAGCCCCATACACAGCAAGTGTTATAAATCTACTGGAGAGAAACATCTCAAGCATTGCCCTAGAAAAGCTTCTGAAACAGTGGGGAAGAAAAACTAGAACTTCCAACAAGAAGGTAAACTATCAACAACCACACTTCTGCACCTTCAATATCTGCTGCCTTTGATCTGCTCTTGTTCCGAGAGAAAGCTGCAACTTTGCTGCAAAGGAAAACTTGAATTTCTGCAACCCAATGGTCCTGCTGGGTAAAGCCATACTGGAGTTCAGTCAACACATTTTACGCGGCACAGAGATGCATGAGCCTCGTagcataaaaggaaagaaaaaggtaaAGATGTATATTGCAATGTGCAATGTTCACCAACGAACTCTGAATGATGTTTACAAAGCCTTGCAAGCACAAGAAAAAGAACAGTAGTGCAGACAACAGACAAACATATGaaactacaaaaatattttccaaaatgTATTTGAAATTGAAGAAGCTGCAACAAACACGAGCTACATATGGGCTTGATCAAAACAGCAGGTTTCTTTAAATAAGCTGACAAGTGTGACCCCTGCCCTCTATCACCAATTATAGTAGAAGAATAGAAAGCCAGATTGCACGCAACAGTTCTGCTGGAACAAAATGTGGAGGTGTTTAGCAGGGACAAATCAGCCAGCAGTTGGCAGCAGAACAACAAACGAATTTGCTCTTGCTAACAGGAGTATACGAGTGAAATAACCAAAACAACTCAAATAACTACTTAAACTTGACCAAAGGCTCTAAGAGGAAAAAATCACAACAGCACAGCGAATGCTTAGACAACAAGTTCCATCTTTCACAGTTCACACATAATTGTGTCTGTGACAGATCTTAGCACTCCTCTATAAATGGATCCTAGTTCTACGTTTCATCAAGCAAGAGAAGGCAAAAACACGCGTGGCTAGCTGCACTTTGAATTTCAATAAATCGAGAATACATTCGGTAAaacaaagcaataaaaataacgCAACAAACAAGCAAGTGATCAACTCATATTACATTCTACCAAAATCATTTAGAAATTCGTTACCTAATTATGGTTTCGGTATCGGAGCACTAGAGGATGAAACACTTTCACTTCGGAGTTCTTTCACAACAGCAGCCAGTGCTTCAGGGTTCAAACCCAAATCACAAAGAGCAATAAGCACCGAAAGGGTGTGTCGATCAAGTCCTGTATTAAGAAGGTTTGACATATGAAATGCCAAATCCAAAGATTCTCTTGCAGTTTTTGCAGCCTCTGGATCCATAACAGTAACAAATTTCACAATACCTGAAAAGGGAAAATTTCTCTTTGTGATCTCAACAAGCATTTTGTCCGAAATTCAGtatttcaatcaaaataaatcaataaaatttagaaaCCCATAATTTATAAACTACATATCCAGCAAAATACATTAACCAAAATCCAAAACTTCCTAAACTGAGAAAAAGATTAAAgcttttacaaaataaatgaagataaGTACCTGAAAGTCAAGTCTTTGAGGATAATACTCTCGCTCGTTTACTTCAATTTAAGAACACCCTTTTCCGTTTTCAGTCAAATGGGTTCGATCTTGTAGCGAATTTGAAAGAGAATCAAATGCGAGTAGAGCGAAAATTTCCTACTTGTAATTtgtccacaaaaaaaaaaaaaggtaaaaaaattcctaggtgtgtgtgagagagatttTAGGTGCAGCCCATGAAACCACTCAGAGATTTATAATAGCCCAATAGACTTTATTGACACTCATTTCCTCCCAAGTTCTTGGGCCTCAGGAGAAATCATcgcctccccccccccctctagTATTCTCAAGAATTTTTATGgtaaatcatattaattattttaaaacaacttaaagaaaaaagtaagagaaataaattttaaatgaagatagttatttttaacaattcaagaattttatattctctctcttctttgtatttatctatttttcaaaataaacttaaaaaataactaatataataCACCATTTATTTCTTAAGCATTATAAATTCTTTCAGAAATCACTAGAATcatatatcatattaataaaaaaaaaaaatcataataaaaatattatgttgaaCACCTATGATACATGCATtccataaaatttgttttttgtaattttcattatgtttatttACCTACCCTATGGGAAACTAAGcctaactaaattttttttatttgtttgattattatttactaaattttttacataattctaaataaaaatgaaatggatAACAATCATCATTATGCATTCCACTTTTTATACAAAATGAGATAGGAATATATTGATAGcacttaatattgtttttttcaaattcacaaATTTCTTGACATGTTCATGAATGTcataaagaaggaaaagagaatctTGATATATGTTCATCaatcttcacaaaaaaaaaagaatcgctCAATAATAGACATTCAAGTGTCTTCATTGATAATTGAAAGTGATCGTTGTTTGGATCTATTCAATAAGCCATGTGCATGAGGGGATTTTTAGAATATTGCTGCAGAAGCTTTCTCTGAACATGAAACCATGAAGAAAATTATGGACAGTTTAATTGTTATAATAATGGATCGAACTGCTTA includes:
- the LOC118053019 gene encoding mitotic-spindle organizing protein 1A codes for the protein MDPEAAKTARESLDLAFHMSNLLNTGLDRHTLSVLIALCDLGLNPEALAAVVKELRSESVSSSSAPIPKP